One Cyanobacteria bacterium FACHB-DQ100 DNA segment encodes these proteins:
- a CDS encoding fertility inhibition FinO-like protein gives MQAIAGKLELTIKINELPKSVTVENGWKEFSVNCDGQVVLITVRPKIWNKIEAANEQFPLWVAAIAGSMGKKTQSGFILDNPSIQVFERKPREPKDC, from the coding sequence ATGCAGGCAATCGCAGGAAAGCTTGAGTTAACAATCAAGATCAACGAACTCCCCAAATCCGTAACTGTTGAGAACGGGTGGAAAGAATTTTCTGTTAACTGCGACGGGCAAGTCGTCTTAATCACCGTCAGACCAAAAATCTGGAACAAAATCGAAGCCGCGAATGAGCAGTTCCCTTTGTGGGTGGCTGCGATCGCGGGTTCAATGGGCAAGAAAACTCAGAGCGGTTTTATCCTGGACAATCCCTCGATCCAGGTGTTTGAACGCAAGCCGAGGGAACCAAAGGATTGCTAG